TGGAAACACCACCATGGATCTCCTTTCCAAACAATTTACTCGACTGAGCATATCTGCTCCAAGCTTCGGTTCTCAATTGCAGTATCGTATGATTGGCCTTTATGGAGCCATCGGCAAGATGATCATCTAAAGAATGTAATAGTAGAGCGCAAGAATGAGACTCTAGCAAAAGGGTCAGCCAAGAATCTTCCCAAGGAAGTGCTTGGGCGGATTCATTTATCCAATATAGGATAGAATAGCTCGGCCCATAGTATCTTCTTAAAAAATCAAAGCCACCAATTAGGCTGCTTTCTGAGTATTTGTATAAAAAAAGTACAGCTTCCGTTCTAAGAGAGACTGGTAGTCCGTAACAAAGGCTTAAAGTAGACCGATTCAATAGTTTACAAAAATCTTTTTCCTCTTCTGAGGGATCTTTGCTACCAAACTCTAGCCTTTGCATGACCACACTCTGGACAAATTTCTTTTTTTTTCCATTTCTTTCCCATTTTAAACGAAATTTTTGTTAGAATTAAGTTGCAAAAAATGGAATATGAATTCCTGAAAATCCTCTTTTGGGATTTTACATTCCGATAACGTGCTCTATTCGATTTTTCATATATGATGCTCAGTCGAACACTTGCTTGTTTTATTATGTCCCAGCAATTGAACATTGGTCCAGGGACGAATGGATTTAGTTATCCATACGTTATGTACGTTCTATTGACATCTCTTCTTGCAAAAGGCTTAAGACCCTTTTACAATATAGCTCTTTTGAATCATCCATATATGGCAATGAAGGACGAGGATTCCCTGCCCTTCTACATTGATTCAAAAAATTGCAAGTAGGACATATCGAATCGTCATCGCGAGTTCTTTCCTTGTAGCTCTCGGAACCCAAGATTTCCTGAAAAATCCCAGACTTGAAATAACCATACTCGGCTCGAGAAGAATGAGAGTTCGTGATCTTTTCGTCTACAAGCACCACGAATCTACCTTCTCCTTCGATATTGGGGGAATACGGGAGATACGGAAGTCCTATCTCTTGAGCAACCACATTCGATAAAGAATTATCTAATATATAAATAGGATATCCGTACAAAGCAAGCATGGCGGCGCTTCTAATCATACTGATAAAATCCTGAGGTGTAAGCAGATCCTCGCTTACATCATAAAAATCGTCTTCGACTCTGTGCAACTGGATCAAAGTCAATCTATGCAACTTTGGAAATCGAGAAAAAAGAGAATGAGCAAACTCAGGCAAGAGGGGAAGGAGACGTTTGCCCACCACAGCGAATATCTCAACAGAGAGCCCGAATTCCTGAGCGTTTTGTATTCCTTGGATTGCTGAGTCATAGCTTCCCTCTCCACGAGAAGCATCATGGATCTCTGAATTTCCGTTCAAACTAATCGTAAGACTGATCTTATCCCCATAAGAGGCGACCTTAGAGCAGAACTCACGCGTTAGATGCCCTCCGTGAGTATTAAAAAAAAGACTTTGGTAACCGATACGAAAGGCAAAATCCACAAGAGAGAAGAAGTCTTTCCAAAGAGTGACCTCGCCTCCGGTTAAATGTAGTTTTTTGAAACCGGCAAGAATACCTTCTGTAGCGATCAGTTTGGCTTGATCCAAGGAAATACTATTCTTACTTTCCAAGGCAGCTAACGCGAA
Above is a window of Leptospira semungkisensis DNA encoding:
- a CDS encoding radical SAM protein, whose product is MNLQWLTIELTTKCDLRCDHCFALAALESKNSISLDQAKLIATEGILAGFKKLHLTGGEVTLWKDFFSLVDFAFRIGYQSLFFNTHGGHLTREFCSKVASYGDKISLTISLNGNSEIHDASRGEGSYDSAIQGIQNAQEFGLSVEIFAVVGKRLLPLLPEFAHSLFSRFPKLHRLTLIQLHRVEDDFYDVSEDLLTPQDFISMIRSAAMLALYGYPIYILDNSLSNVVAQEIGLPYLPYSPNIEGEGRFVVLVDEKITNSHSSRAEYGYFKSGIFQEILGSESYKERTRDDDSICPTCNFLNQCRRAGNPRPSLPYMDDSKELYCKRVLSLLQEEMSIERT